In Aptenodytes patagonicus chromosome 12, bAptPat1.pri.cur, whole genome shotgun sequence, a genomic segment contains:
- the PROB1 gene encoding proline-rich basic protein 1: protein MPRGKRDPVLLSHAELPSTDGEGPRSGGDGRQSASEEEGHLPGLPRDDLTKSMSGSSVSSYHSALCSEGTETFKDCLEFLDEEGTPPRDVGCRGVCAEGAAPGRWAPAGAPGAPPPPGPLARPQQAQLSIVAKNSPAPGQGGRMGPLGRDRQPATAAAGSGDGELALPRQPRGMLGGAPSDSDEVDGEVRALTDRAFRSLSGPPGARLDMCSSHTSSSLSNSLSEDGGRPGQWPAAGGESPGTAAALHGRVGWPFPTGVDGELLGLLGKEQFECVDVELESGEARKGHGKKRTVPKRQILLKRKERKEMGFGPWGDGPAPQPLPPTRKEPPSKGRAIGEDFRLNYKQFMKTASLDADASKTRAASCLVKNVLAKKMQYEQRIKMEQKGLRGSSTSSGPSSTGTDLLGDGLEGKSSSLSRSDCSFSAEDLRGSGVPVATVAMGDATPTHPTKGVVLSEATRENVCKLKTTFNELNERMKYQEVLEGHCLPGATKEPAVERIHYRRARALFEAHPGVGKALDIAPRFERAPKPWPSLKQRAILPSHPQTLPLEADGLALPAVPPRRLFTSRAQGVRLVPQSRQEEKPPEVPRRPPSPGTPARESPPAAPPKPEDKGKGRIPQPRDVRKVVKSSYSLCFGSAGASRGTTAPVSGGGPPPATPLVIHCTSVCRQEPAMELGDGEVPAAASREPAPACAEGPANLAGGQPSPTQGSPVHITRVQATQRESAAAEGPPASPPRRERSELRVPPRVPAAEGVPHMETHLHVLVGRRSPAAAKEGSPAQSSAMLWTEKTILLPPLPPSPTEGKDGQGHGGTGGLHAAEGPESTVQQYGCSDGGDPRAGPLAGSSVQPQPGKPAERSAPKPPTSEQVSAESSGSAGSTGPTAPFRAGEAGEGPSGWLPEQREAWEHLPKWPAATEPYPPASPAENSNYLAIPVKAPKSSPMPKLPSIPSPASASFGTPSVPNMTNSSFGYPSASSLASTSFGTPLVSNPTSKSFGTPLIPYLCGPSFGTPLTSNPSSVSFGTPLVPHPSSASFGTPLVPNPSSTSFGTPLVPHPSSASFGTPLVPHPSSASFGTPLVPNPSSTSFGTPLVPHPSSASFGTPLVPNPSSTSFGTPSVPNLANSSLGIPLIPNPASSSFGSPLVTNLVPASLGHPSVPNVASSSFGSPSAPNPAGAPLGTGVPPVASGEAPWSKASPEPSLPRPPEGLVAGERLVPLPPAQPQPHLEDAPHFLRRPDGASPNSKSTPSPTKPFAPHLPAHRRMLVDPDSGKCYYMEPPRQPQLKTLYDPETGQYLEVLIPPVASHAGLYQAPFNPLVMAPGVYGPTYVPCGGFPGLAAPLPPAAPSPAHPNLPAAENPGFSRTFSPAPKGEGPPTAGGPDCGYLESLYYIPTGMRASPGPSQPPARASPAGPEKGPLLRM, encoded by the coding sequence ATGCCCCGCGGGAAGAGGGACCCCGTCCTGCTCTCCCACGCTGAGCTGCCCAGCACCGACGGCGAGGGTCCCCGCAGCGGTGGGGACGGCCGACAGTCCGCGTCGGAGGAGGAGGGCCACCTCCCCGGCCTCCCCCGCGACGATCTCACCAAGAGCATGTCGGGCTCCTCCGTCTCCTCCTACCACTCCGCCCTGTGCTCGGAGGGGACGGAGACCTTCAAGGACTGCCTGGAGTTTCTGGACGAGGAGGGGACGCCCCCCCGGGACGTGGGGTGTCGGGGCGTCTGTGCCgagggggctgccccggggcgcTGGGCTCCAGCGGGGGCCCCcggcgcccccccgccgcccggccccctcGCCCGCCCGCAGCAGGCTCAGCTGTCCATCGTGGCTAAGAATAGCCCGGCGCCGGGGCAGGGCGGCAGGATGGGTCCCCTCGGCAGGGACCGGCAGcctgccaccgccgccgccggcagTGGCGACGGGGAGCTGGCTCTGCCCCGGCAGCCCAGGGGGATGCTCGGCGGGGCGCCCAGCGATTCGGACGAGGTGGATGGCGAGGTGCGGGCGCTGACGGACAGGGCTTTCCGCAGCCTCTCGGGTCCCCCGGGCGCCCGCCTCGACATGTGCAGCTCCCacacctcctccagcctctccaactcgcTGTCGGAGGACGGTGGGCGGCCAGGGCAGTGGCCGGCAGCTGGCGGCGAGTCCCCGGGCACAGCGGCAGCCCTCCATGGCAGGGTGGGCTGGCCCTTCCCCACCGGCGTGGACGGGGAGCTGCTGGGcttgctggggaaggagcagttCGAGTGCGTGGACGTGGAGCTGGAGAGCGGGGAGGCCAGGAAGGGCCACGGCAAGAAGAGGACCGTCCCCAAGCGCCAGATCCtgctgaagaggaaggagaggaaggagatggGTTTCGGCCCCTGGGGTGACGGCCCGGCCCCCCAACCCCTGCCCCCCACCAGGAAGGAGCCCCCCAGCAAGGGCAGGGCCATCGGAGAGGACTTCAGGCTCAACTACAAGCAGTTCATGAAGACAGCCTCCCTGGACGCCGATGCCAGCAAGACCAGGGCAGCCTCTTGCCTGGTGAAAAACGTCCTCGCCAAGAAAATGCAGTACGAGCAGAGGATCAAGATGGAGCAGAaggggctgcggggcagctcaacctcctcgggcccgtcttcCACCGGCACCGACTTGCTGGGGGACGGCCTGGAGGGCAAGTCCAGCTCGCTGTCCCGCTCGGACTGCAGCTTCTCAGCCGAGGACCTGCGGGGCAGTGGGGTGCCGGTAGCCACGGTGGCCATGGGGGATGCCACCCCcacccatcccaccaagggggtgGTGCTGAGTGAGGCGACAAGGGAGAATGTCTGCAAGCTGAAGACGACCTTCAATGAACTCAATGAGAGGATGAAGTaccaggaggtgctggagggCCACTGCCTGCCCGGTGCCACCAAGGAGCCGGCAGTGGAGAGGATCCACTACCGGCGAGCGCGTGCCTTGTTCGAAGCCCACCCTGGGGTGGGGAAGGCGCTGGACATCGCCCCCAGATTTGAGAGAGCGCCGAAGCCGTGGCCCAGCTTGAAGCAGCGAGCCATCCTCCCCAGCCACCCCCAAACGCTCCCCTTGGAGGCCGATGGCCTGGCGCTCCCTGCCGTGCCGCCCCGACGCCTCTTCACCTCCCGGGCGCAGGGGGTGAGGCTGGTGCCGCAGAGCCGGCAGGAGGAGAAGCCGCCAGAGGTGCCCCGTCGGccgcccagccctggcaccccgGCCCGGGAGTCCCCGCCGGCTGCCCCCCCCAAGCCAGAAGATAAGGGGAAGGGGCGCATCCCGCAGCCCCGGGACGTGCGCAAGGTGGTGAAGAGCAGCTACAGTCTCTGCTTTGGGTCTGCCGGCGCATCCCGTGGCACCACGGCACCGGTGAGCGGCGGGgggccaccaccagccacccCGCTTGTCATCCACTGCACCTCGGTCTGCCGCCAGGAGCCAGCGATGGAGCTGGGGGACGGGGAGGTGCCGGCAGCTGCCAGCCGAGAGCCAGCTCCAGCATGTGCCGAGGGCCCTGCAAACCTCGCTGGCGGCCAGCCCTCGCCCACCCAAGGCTCCCCTGTCCACATCACGAGGGTCCAGGCCACGCAGAGGGAGTCGGCCGCCGCAGAGGGGCCGCCGGCATCCCCCCCACGCCGGGAGCGGAGCGAGCTCAGGGTGCCGCCACGGGTGCCGGCGGCCGAGGGGGTGCCGCACATGGAGACCCACCTCCATGTCCTGGTGGGCCGGCGGTCCCCGGCGGCGGCCAAGGAGGGCTCCCCGGCCCAGAGCAGCGCCATGCTGTGGACGGAGAAGACCATTCTCCTCCCGCCACTGCCACCGAGTCCCACGGAGGGAAAGGATGGACAAGGCCATGGCGGCACTGGAGGGCTCCACGCTGCCGAAGGGCCTGAGTCAACAGTGCAGCAGTATGGCTGCAGTGATGGTGGGGACCCCCGAGCCGGACCCCTGGCCGGCAGCAGCGTGCAACCACAGCCTGGGAAACCAGCGGAGAGAAGTGCACCGAAGCCACCCACAAGCGAGCAGGTGTCGGCAGAGAGCAGCGGCTCTGCGGGCAGCACCGGCCCCACTGCCCCATTTCGAGCCGGGGAGGCCGGTGAGGGTCCCTCTGGCTGGCTGCCGGAGCAGAGGGAGGCCTGGGAGCATTTACCAAAGTGGCCGGCAGCCACTGAGCCGTACCCTCCTGCTTCCCCGGCAGAGAACTCCAACTACTTAGCAATTCCTGTGAAAGCCCCCAAATCCTCTCCGATGCCAAAGCTGCCCTCGATCCCCAGCCCAGCCAGTGCATCCTTTGGGACCCCCTCAGTCCCCAACATGACCAACTCATCTTTTGGCTACCCATCAGCCTCCAGCCTGGCCAGCACATCATTTGGGACTCCCTTAGTCTCCAACCCCACCAGCAAGTCTTTTGGGACCCCCTTGATCCCCTACCTGTGCGGCCCATCCTTTGGGACCCCCTTGACCTCTAATCCATCCAGTGTATCCTTTGGGACCCCCTTGGTCCCCCATCCATCCAGCGCATCCTTTGGGACCCCCTTGGTCCCAAATCCATCCAGCACATCCTTTGGGACCCCCTTGGTCCCCCATCCATCCAGCGCATCCTTTGGGACCCCCTTGGTCCCCCATCCATCCAGTGCATCTTTTGGGACCCCCTTGGTCCCAAATCCATCCAGCACATCCTTTGGGACCCCCTTGGTCCCCCATCCATCCAGCGCATCCTTTGGGACCCCCTTGGTCCCAAATCCATCCAGCACATCCTTTGGGACCCCCTCAGTCCCTAATCTGGCCAACTCATCACTTGGGATCCCCTTGATCCCCAACCCAGCCAGCTCATCCTTTGGGTCCCCCTTGGTCACCAACCTAGTCCCCGCTTCCCTTGGGCACCCATCAGTCCCCAACGTGGCCAGCTCATCCTTTGGCTCCCCTTCGGCCCCCAACCCGGCCGGCGCTCCACTGGGGACCGGTGTCCCCCCCGTGGCCAGTGGGGAAGCGCCCTGGAGCAAAGCCAGCCCTgagccctccctgccccggccccccgaAGGCCTGGTCGCTGGGGAGCGCCTGGtgccgctgcccccagcccagcctcagcctcaccTCGAGGACGCTCCCCATTTCCTAAGGAGGCCCGACGGTGCCTCACCGAACAGTAAGAGCACACCGAGCCCCACCAAGCCCTTTGCACCCCACCTGCCTGCGCACCGGAGGATGCTCGTCGATCCCGACAGTGGGAAATGCTACTACATGGAACCGCCGCGGCAGCCTCAGCTGAAAACGCTCTACGACCCTGAGACGGGGCAGTACCTGGAGGTGCTCATCCCACCGGTGGCATCACACGCCGGGCTCTACCAGGCTCCTTTCAACCCCCTGGTCATGGCCCCAGGGGTCTACGGTCCAACCTACGTGCCCTGCGGTGGCTTCCCAGGGCTCGCGGCACCCCTGCCGCctgccgccccctccccagcgcACCCCAACCTGCCAGCTGCTGAAAACCCCGGCTTCTCCAGGAccttcagccctgctcccaagGGCGAGGGGCCACCCACTGCCGGGGGTCCTGACTGCGGGTACCTGGAGAGCCTGTACTACATCCCCACGGGGATGcgggccagccccggccccagccagCCCCCTGCCCGGGCCAGCCCTGCTGGGCCCGAGAAGGGACCGCTGCTCCGGATGTGA
- the MZB1 gene encoding marginal zone B- and B1-cell-specific protein translates to MRPVLAAWLALSLLAGTGAEEMCGGPPAHSIPAPQLSPEERLSPHMPESLRCDACHAIAFQIEEQLRRAEGKVGRKALSEPDYVEVLERSCSQGWESYGVQELDGEKRLAGPGLPRQEPMSVMVLGGPWPGRLSKMCHSYVGERGEAQIYRAHQRGPAALRELLCHGEKGACAGGKAGGPAPPKAMQNEL, encoded by the exons ATGCGGCCGGTGCTGGCAGCGTGGCTGGCCCTGAGCCTGCTGGCAGGGACGGGGGCCGAGGAGATGTGCGGGGGCCCCCCCGCCCACTCCATCCCTGcgccccagctcagccccgaaGAGCGGCTCTCACCCCACATGCCTGAATCCCTGCGCTGCGACGCCTGCCACGCCATCGCCTTCCAG ATTGAGGAGCAGCTGcgcagggcagaggggaaggtgggCAGGAAGGCGCTGAGCGAGCCCGActacgtggaggtgctggagaggagctgctCGCAGGGCTGGGAGAG CTATGGGGTGCAGGAGCTGGATGGGGAGAAGcggctggcggggccggggctgccgagACAGGAGCCCATGAGCGTGATGGTGCTGGGGGGACCCTGGCCGGGCAG GCTGTCCAAGATGTGCCACAGCTACGTGGGCGAGCGGGGAGAGGCGCAGATCTACAGAGCGCACcagcggggcccggccgccctgCGGGAGCTGCTCTGCCacggggagaagggggcctgCGCCGGCGGCAAGGCTGGGGGGCCAGCCCCCCCCAAGGCAATGCAGAATGAGCTGTAG